One region of Mycobacterium riyadhense genomic DNA includes:
- a CDS encoding sigma-70 family RNA polymerase sigma factor → MSVLAQNSQDELGGDFSAHAEPYRRELLAHCYRMTGSLHDAEDLVQETLLRAWKAYDRFEGKSSVRTWLHRIATNTCLSALEGRQRRPLPTGLGAPSSDPTGELMERTEVPWLEPLPDVADDAADPSTIVGSRESVRLAFVAALQHLSPRQRAVLLLRDVLQWKAAEVADAIGATPVAVNSLLQRARSQLESVRPSTEDRLMAPESPEAQDLLARYIAAFETYDIDRLVELFTAEAIWEMPPYTGWYQGAQNIVTLIRQQCPAESSGDMCMIPLVANGQPAAAMYMRTGDAHLPFQLHVLDMTADRVSHVVAFLDDTLFPKFGLPERL, encoded by the coding sequence GTGAGTGTGCTCGCACAGAATTCTCAAGACGAGCTCGGTGGCGACTTCTCCGCCCATGCTGAGCCGTACCGGCGCGAACTGCTCGCGCACTGCTACCGAATGACCGGGTCGCTGCACGATGCAGAGGACCTGGTGCAGGAGACCCTGCTGAGGGCCTGGAAGGCCTACGACCGGTTCGAGGGAAAGTCTTCGGTACGGACGTGGCTGCACCGGATCGCCACCAATACCTGCTTGAGTGCATTGGAGGGTCGGCAGCGCCGCCCGTTGCCGACGGGTCTGGGAGCGCCCAGCTCGGACCCGACCGGGGAGCTGATGGAACGCACCGAGGTGCCATGGCTGGAGCCGCTGCCGGACGTAGCGGACGACGCCGCCGATCCCTCAACGATCGTCGGCTCCAGGGAATCGGTGCGGTTGGCATTCGTGGCCGCGCTGCAGCACCTGTCACCTCGGCAGCGGGCGGTGCTGTTGCTGCGCGACGTGCTGCAGTGGAAGGCCGCCGAGGTGGCCGACGCGATCGGTGCGACCCCGGTCGCCGTCAACAGCCTGCTACAGCGGGCCCGATCCCAACTGGAATCCGTCCGGCCCAGCACCGAGGATCGGCTGATGGCCCCGGAGTCACCCGAGGCGCAGGATCTGCTGGCCCGCTACATAGCGGCGTTCGAGACCTATGACATCGACCGGCTGGTAGAGCTATTCACCGCCGAAGCGATCTGGGAAATGCCGCCGTACACAGGCTGGTATCAAGGCGCGCAGAACATCGTCACCCTTATTCGCCAGCAGTGCCCTGCCGAATCTTCCGGCGATATGTGCATGATCCCGTTGGTCGCCAACGGCCAGCCCGCCGCCGCGATGTATATGCGCACCGGAGATGCGCACTTACCCTTTCAGCTCCACGTGTTGGACATGACCGCCGACCGAGTGTCGCATGTGGTGGCCTTTCTTGACGACACGTTGTTCCCGAAATTCGGTCTGCCCGAACGCCTTTGA
- a CDS encoding metallothionein — protein MRVRNMANYEAGTVLTCGHEGCGCRVRIENECHCSGSGEPYRCTCGDELVPVK, from the coding sequence ATGAGGGTGAGAAACATGGCGAATTACGAGGCCGGAACCGTGCTGACCTGTGGCCATGAAGGCTGCGGCTGTCGCGTTCGAATTGAAAACGAGTGCCATTGCTCTGGCTCCGGTGAGCCCTACCGCTGCACCTGCGGCGACGAGTTGGTCCCAGTCAAGTAG
- a CDS encoding beta-glucosidase, whose protein sequence is MQMTDDERFALLVGVMGKSELWPLRDGRIPEGTPMSAGYVPGVLRLGVPALLMSDASLGVTNPGYRPGDTATALPASLALAASFNPALARTSGQAIAREARGRGFNVLLAGGINLTRDPRNGRNFEYLSEDPLLSGIMAAESIIGIQQEHVISTTKHFSLNCNETNRHWLDAVIDPDAHRESDLLAFEIAIERGHPGAVMTAYNKVNGVYAAANQGLITDVLKGAWGYRGWVMSDWGGTPSWECAIAGLDQECGAQIDALLWQSEAFSDRLRAAYRDGELSEERLSDMVRRILRSMFAVGIDRWEPASAPDMAAHNEIALQIARQGIVLLQNQGALPLKPGARIAVIGGYAQRGVPTGCGSSAVVPPGGYAEVIPIGGPGLAGGLRNLYLLPSSPLDELRKRFPNAQIEFDPGISPAEAALAARRADVAIVFAIRVEGEGVDIPDLSLPWGQDAVIAAVAAVNPNTVVVLETGNPVVMPWRDSVNAIVQAWYPGQAGGQAIAEVLAGQVNPSGRLPITFPADLAQTPRPELPHLGAPWGTQSTIRYSEGAEVGYRWFARTSQSPLFVFGHGLSYTRFDYSELAVTGGDTVTASFTIINTGDRAGADIPQLYLTAAPIGPRLRLLGFQRVDLAPGQAHRVTIAADPRLLARYDAGCWRIDPGGYRVAVGASAIDLKLAAEVELAGRAFGR, encoded by the coding sequence ATGCAGATGACCGACGACGAGCGATTCGCACTGCTGGTCGGGGTCATGGGGAAGAGTGAACTGTGGCCGCTGCGCGACGGGCGAATTCCGGAGGGCACCCCGATGAGTGCCGGCTATGTGCCGGGGGTGCTACGGCTCGGCGTGCCTGCCCTGTTGATGAGCGACGCCAGCCTGGGCGTCACCAACCCCGGATACCGCCCAGGTGACACCGCGACCGCGCTGCCGGCCAGCCTGGCGCTGGCCGCCAGCTTCAACCCGGCGCTGGCCCGCACCTCGGGCCAGGCGATCGCCCGGGAGGCACGCGGCCGCGGGTTTAACGTGCTGCTGGCGGGTGGGATCAACTTGACCCGCGATCCGCGCAATGGCCGCAACTTCGAATACCTTTCCGAGGACCCGCTTTTGAGTGGCATCATGGCCGCGGAGTCGATCATCGGCATACAGCAAGAACATGTCATCTCGACGACCAAGCACTTCTCGCTGAACTGCAACGAAACCAACCGGCACTGGCTGGACGCGGTCATCGATCCCGATGCACACCGCGAATCCGACCTGCTGGCCTTCGAGATCGCCATCGAGCGCGGGCACCCCGGTGCCGTGATGACCGCCTACAACAAGGTCAATGGCGTCTATGCCGCCGCTAACCAGGGCTTGATCACCGATGTGCTGAAAGGTGCCTGGGGATACCGCGGTTGGGTGATGTCCGATTGGGGTGGGACACCGAGCTGGGAGTGTGCGATTGCCGGCCTGGACCAAGAATGCGGGGCGCAGATCGATGCCCTGCTGTGGCAGTCGGAGGCTTTCAGCGACCGACTGCGGGCCGCCTACCGCGACGGAGAGTTGTCCGAGGAGCGGCTCTCGGACATGGTTCGGCGCATCCTACGCTCGATGTTCGCGGTCGGAATCGACCGGTGGGAACCCGCGTCGGCACCGGATATGGCCGCGCACAACGAGATTGCCTTGCAGATCGCCCGGCAGGGAATCGTGCTGCTGCAAAACCAGGGCGCGCTGCCGCTGAAACCCGGTGCGCGGATTGCTGTCATCGGCGGATATGCCCAGCGCGGCGTGCCGACCGGCTGCGGGTCCAGTGCCGTCGTCCCGCCCGGGGGCTACGCCGAGGTGATCCCCATCGGCGGGCCCGGCCTGGCGGGCGGCTTGCGCAACCTCTACCTGCTGCCGTCAAGCCCGCTTGACGAGCTGCGAAAGCGGTTTCCCAACGCGCAGATCGAGTTTGACCCAGGCATCAGCCCGGCCGAAGCGGCGCTGGCGGCGCGACGGGCAGACGTTGCGATTGTGTTCGCGATCCGCGTCGAGGGGGAGGGCGTCGACATCCCCGACCTGTCGCTGCCGTGGGGCCAGGATGCGGTGATCGCTGCGGTCGCCGCGGTCAACCCGAATACCGTCGTCGTCCTCGAGACCGGGAACCCAGTCGTCATGCCGTGGCGAGACTCGGTGAATGCCATAGTGCAGGCGTGGTATCCGGGTCAGGCCGGTGGTCAGGCCATCGCGGAAGTCCTGGCCGGACAGGTGAATCCGTCGGGCCGGCTGCCGATCACTTTCCCGGCCGATCTCGCGCAGACACCGCGTCCGGAGCTGCCACACCTCGGCGCCCCGTGGGGCACCCAGAGCACCATCCGCTATTCCGAAGGCGCCGAGGTGGGCTACCGCTGGTTCGCACGAACGAGCCAGAGCCCGCTGTTCGTGTTCGGTCACGGTTTGTCGTACACCCGATTCGACTACAGCGAGCTGGCGGTCACGGGCGGGGACACCGTGACCGCCAGTTTCACCATCATTAACACCGGCGACCGCGCCGGGGCGGACATCCCGCAGCTGTACCTGACCGCCGCTCCCATTGGACCGCGGTTGCGGCTGCTGGGATTCCAGCGGGTCGACCTTGCACCGGGTCAGGCCCATCGGGTAACCATCGCAGCCGATCCGCGATTGCTCGCACGCTATGACGCCGGGTGCTGGCGCATCGATCCAGGTGGTTACCGCGTGGCAGTGGGCGCTTCGGCGATCGACCTGAAACTGGCCGCCGAAGTCGAGTTGGCCGGTCGTGCATTCGGTCGGTGA
- a CDS encoding TIGR04338 family metallohydrolase: MTVADVSRRDSQRARVYAAEVFVRTLFDRAAQHGSPAVEFFGTQLTLPPEGRFGSVATVQRYVDDVLALPSVRQHWPQVAPLAVRARRAATAAHYENRDGAGVIAVPDRDTADWAMRELVVLHEIAHHLCQVPPPHGPQFVATICTLTELVMGPELGHVLRVVYAKEGVRWTP, encoded by the coding sequence GTGACTGTGGCCGATGTGTCCCGACGAGACTCCCAGCGAGCCAGGGTATATGCGGCTGAGGTATTCGTCCGGACGTTGTTTGACCGTGCGGCCCAACACGGCTCACCCGCGGTGGAGTTCTTCGGTACCCAGTTGACGCTGCCGCCGGAAGGACGGTTCGGATCGGTGGCGACCGTTCAGCGCTATGTTGACGACGTGCTCGCGTTGCCGTCGGTGCGGCAGCACTGGCCGCAGGTGGCGCCGCTGGCGGTACGGGCACGGCGGGCGGCCACCGCCGCACATTACGAAAACCGTGACGGCGCAGGCGTTATCGCCGTTCCCGACCGCGATACCGCCGACTGGGCGATGCGTGAGCTGGTAGTGCTGCACGAAATCGCGCACCATTTGTGCCAGGTCCCGCCCCCGCATGGGCCGCAGTTCGTGGCAACGATCTGCACGTTGACCGAGTTGGTGATGGGACCCGAACTCGGCCACGTGCTGCGGGTCGTGTATGCGAAAGAGGGCGTGCGGTGGACTCCCTAG
- a CDS encoding SPW repeat protein: protein MSTVHSSIDHHPDLLALRESFERAAESMSAQITFGLTMLAGLYVAASPWIVGFNDTRRLAGCDLIVGIAVAYLAYGFASALDRTHGMTWTMPVLGVWLIFSPWILQGITRTAGMMWSHILAGALVAFLGLTATYFGMRTRSTATHA from the coding sequence ATGAGTACGGTCCATTCATCAATTGATCACCACCCCGACTTGTTGGCTCTGCGCGAGAGCTTCGAGCGCGCCGCCGAGTCGATGAGCGCGCAGATCACCTTCGGCCTGACGATGCTTGCAGGGCTGTATGTGGCTGCGTCCCCGTGGATCGTTGGTTTCAACGACACGAGACGGCTCGCCGGGTGCGACCTCATCGTCGGGATCGCGGTCGCATACCTGGCCTACGGGTTCGCTTCGGCGCTGGACCGCACGCACGGCATGACCTGGACGATGCCGGTGCTCGGTGTATGGCTCATCTTCTCGCCGTGGATTCTGCAAGGAATCACGCGGACGGCGGGCATGATGTGGTCGCACATCCTCGCCGGTGCGTTGGTGGCCTTCTTGGGCTTGACCGCCACCTACTTCGGCATGCGCACGCGCTCGACGGCTACCCACGCGTAG
- a CDS encoding PE family protein produces MTYVLVSPDMMASMAADIKSIGTLLAEGNAVAASTTSNVASAAADEVSTAIAALFSHHATDYQMLARQAAAFHDQFTSNLLAGANSYIAAEATNAADGLMAVINAPTQTLLGRPLIGNGANGTTVNGVGTAGGAGGILYGNGGNGGASTNPGAPGGAGGSAGLIGNGGIGGQGGAGGTGGAGGNAGFLFGTGGAGGVGGTGAAGATGGAGGVGGTGGAGGGGSLFGTAGAGGFGGAGGAGGQGLAGQEGGAGGAGGHGGVGGAAGMFGRAGAGGDGGTGGVGGAGGDGLTGGFNSPAGRGGAGGVGGDAGAGGNAGTFGVNGSGGSGGDGGAGGTGGTGAAQLEIGPGKGAGMGGHGGAGGAAGAGAAAGTGGLGGSAGGYGNGGRGGDGGAGGAGLSGADGTGANGTVAGSGGEGGTGGNSGAGGTNGDGGNGGTGGAGGNGGSGAPDSGSGGGAGGNGGKGGLGGFSGVAGTGGSGGTNGTGGTGGAGGAGGAGAAGDAHTGNPGGDGGLGGDGGDGGPGVPGGTNGNGGAGGAGGAGGAGGSGTPDVGSGGGNGGMGGDGGGGGTGGWPGQRDEPASGIAGIGGAGGAGGAGGSGADAEAGSGNSGGFGGDGGDGGYGGYGGNGWNSPGANGGDGGAGGTAGEGGLNDSGVQADSGAGGDGGDGGGGGYGGAGGIGQPGYVGGVGGTGGAGGDSVNGVAGNGGTGGTGGGGGYGGPGSQSAGLPGGMGGTGGTGGAPGSGATNGVGGNGGTGGEGGGGGQGDTGDGGAGYAGGIGGTGGHGGAPGAGGIGGNGGTGGYGGPGGYGDDGDGSAGYAGGIGGTGGTGGTAAPGGIGGNGGGGGYGGTGGDGDTGDNSAGYAGGAGGVGGTGGVAGPGGAAAGDGGPGGLGGNGGDGGTGGTDQTGFQGGKGGAGGDGGAGGAAGAGASNGSGGTGGQGGMGGTGGQGGVNGSTFAGEAGGQGGTGGAGGAGGQAGSGAGAAGSVGNGGTGGQGGTGGVGGTGDDDGDGGTGGQGGTGGAGGAGASGLVSGQAGGAGGKAGDGGTGGVGGSGSGSGSGGDGGQGGDGGVGGDGGDGDGASGGKGGDGGQPGGGGQGTPPGGVTGGPGDLGADGLDGQTL; encoded by the coding sequence ATGACGTATGTGCTGGTCTCACCGGACATGATGGCCTCGATGGCCGCCGATATAAAGAGCATCGGCACGCTTTTGGCCGAGGGCAACGCGGTGGCGGCCAGCACGACGTCGAACGTGGCCAGCGCGGCGGCCGACGAGGTATCGACAGCAATCGCGGCACTGTTTTCCCACCACGCGACGGATTATCAGATGCTGGCCCGGCAGGCGGCGGCCTTTCATGACCAGTTCACGAGCAACCTGCTGGCGGGCGCAAATTCGTATATCGCCGCCGAGGCCACCAACGCAGCGGACGGGCTGATGGCGGTAATCAACGCGCCCACCCAGACGCTACTGGGGCGCCCACTGATCGGTAACGGCGCCAATGGAACAACCGTCAACGGTGTCGGGACCGCTGGCGGGGCGGGCGGCATCTTGTATGGCAACGGCGGCAACGGTGGGGCCAGCACCAACCCGGGAGCACCCGGCGGCGCCGGCGGCTCCGCTGGCCTCATCGGCAATGGCGGCATCGGCGGACAAGGCGGAGCCGGTGGGACCGGCGGCGCCGGCGGCAACGCCGGATTCCTGTTCGGCACCGGCGGAGCGGGTGGCGTCGGCGGAACCGGTGCCGCCGGTGCGACCGGAGGCGCCGGAGGCGTGGGCGGCACGGGCGGCGCCGGGGGCGGCGGCAGCCTGTTCGGCACCGCCGGAGCCGGTGGCTTCGGCGGTGCCGGCGGCGCCGGCGGTCAGGGCTTGGCCGGCCAGGAGGGCGGTGCCGGTGGCGCCGGCGGACACGGTGGAGTCGGCGGGGCCGCCGGCATGTTCGGCCGCGCCGGCGCGGGGGGTGACGGCGGCACGGGTGGCGTTGGAGGGGCCGGCGGTGACGGCCTGACCGGCGGCTTCAACAGTCCGGCCGGCCGCGGCGGCGCTGGTGGCGTCGGTGGCGACGCCGGCGCCGGCGGCAACGCGGGCACCTTCGGCGTCAATGGCAGTGGTGGTAGCGGCGGGGACGGTGGCGCGGGCGGGACCGGCGGCACCGGCGCCGCCCAGCTGGAAATCGGCCCCGGAAAGGGCGCCGGCATGGGTGGCCACGGCGGCGCCGGCGGCGCCGCCGGCGCCGGCGCGGCCGCGGGCACCGGCGGGTTGGGCGGATCGGCCGGCGGCTACGGCAACGGCGGACGCGGCGGCGACGGCGGCGCGGGCGGGGCCGGGCTCAGCGGCGCGGACGGCACCGGGGCCAATGGCACCGTCGCGGGTTCCGGGGGTGAGGGCGGCACCGGAGGTAACAGCGGCGCCGGCGGCACCAACGGCGACGGCGGCAACGGCGGTACCGGCGGTGCGGGTGGCAACGGCGGTTCCGGCGCCCCGGACAGCGGCAGCGGCGGCGGCGCCGGCGGCAACGGCGGCAAGGGCGGCCTCGGCGGCTTCAGCGGTGTCGCCGGGACCGGCGGGAGCGGCGGCACCAACGGCACCGGCGGCACTGGCGGCGCCGGTGGCGCTGGCGGCGCCGGCGCCGCTGGCGATGCCCACACCGGCAACCCGGGTGGCGACGGCGGCCTGGGTGGCGACGGCGGCGACGGGGGACCCGGTGTCCCCGGTGGCACCAACGGCAATGGCGGCGCGGGCGGCGCCGGCGGCGCCGGCGGCGCGGGCGGCTCTGGCACCCCCGACGTCGGTTCCGGTGGCGGTAATGGCGGCATGGGCGGCGACGGCGGTGGCGGTGGCACCGGCGGCTGGCCGGGACAACGCGACGAACCGGCCAGTGGCATCGCGGGCATCGGTGGCGCGGGCGGCGCCGGCGGGGCCGGTGGCAGCGGCGCCGACGCCGAGGCTGGGTCCGGCAATTCCGGCGGCTTCGGCGGCGACGGCGGCGATGGCGGCTACGGCGGCTACGGCGGCAACGGCTGGAACAGCCCCGGCGCCAACGGCGGCGACGGCGGCGCGGGCGGCACCGCCGGCGAAGGCGGCCTTAATGATTCCGGCGTCCAGGCCGATTCTGGCGCCGGCGGCGACGGCGGCGACGGCGGCGGAGGCGGCTACGGCGGTGCCGGCGGCATCGGTCAGCCCGGCTACGTCGGCGGTGTCGGCGGCACCGGCGGCGCCGGCGGGGATTCGGTCAATGGAGTCGCCGGCAACGGCGGCACCGGCGGCACCGGCGGCGGCGGCGGTTATGGCGGCCCGGGCAGCCAATCGGCGGGCCTCCCCGGAGGAATGGGCGGCACCGGCGGCACCGGCGGAGCCCCAGGGTCAGGCGCGACCAACGGCGTCGGCGGCAACGGCGGCACCGGCGGCGAGGGTGGCGGCGGCGGCCAGGGCGACACGGGCGACGGCGGGGCAGGCTATGCCGGCGGAATCGGCGGCACGGGCGGCCACGGCGGCGCCCCTGGCGCCGGCGGCATCGGCGGCAACGGCGGCACGGGCGGTTACGGCGGCCCGGGCGGCTACGGCGACGATGGCGACGGCTCGGCAGGCTACGCAGGCGGAATTGGTGGCACCGGCGGCACCGGCGGTACCGCCGCACCGGGCGGCATCGGCGGCAACGGCGGTGGCGGCGGCTACGGCGGCACCGGCGGCGACGGCGACACCGGAGACAACTCGGCTGGCTACGCCGGCGGAGCCGGCGGCGTAGGTGGCACCGGCGGCGTCGCCGGCCCCGGCGGTGCTGCCGCCGGCGATGGCGGCCCGGGCGGACTGGGCGGCAACGGCGGCGACGGTGGCACCGGCGGCACCGACCAAACGGGCTTCCAGGGCGGAAAGGGCGGCGCGGGCGGCGACGGTGGGGCCGGCGGTGCGGCCGGTGCCGGTGCCAGCAACGGCAGCGGTGGCACCGGCGGCCAAGGCGGCATGGGCGGCACCGGCGGTCAAGGCGGCGTCAACGGCAGCACCTTCGCCGGTGAGGCCGGTGGCCAGGGCGGCACCGGAGGCGCCGGCGGCGCGGGCGGACAAGCCGGCTCCGGCGCGGGCGCTGCGGGCAGCGTCGGCAACGGCGGCACCGGCGGTCAAGGCGGCACCGGCGGCGTCGGCGGCACCGGGGATGATGACGGCGACGGCGGCACCGGCGGTCAGGGCGGTACCGGCGGCGCCGGTGGTGCCGGCGCCTCCGGCCTCGTCAGCGGCCAGGCCGGCGGTGCCGGTGGGAAGGCCGGCGACGGCGGCACCGGCGGCGTCGGGGGCAGCGGGTCCGGCAGCGGCAGCGGTGGCGACGGCGGTCAAGGCGGTGACGGCGGCGTCGGCGGCGACGGCGGCGATGGCGACGGCGCGTCCGGCGGCAAAGGCGGCGACGGCGGTCAGCCAGGGGGCGGCGGCCAGGGCACCCCACCGGGCGGCGTCACCGGCGGCCCCGGTGACCTCGGCGCGGACGGCCTTGACGGCCAAACCCTCTAG
- a CDS encoding DUF2786 domain-containing protein, whose translation MTDDKMLSRIAALLRQAEGTDNPHEADAFMSAAQRLATAASIDLAVARSHASNRSPAQAPTQRTITIGTAGTRGLRTYVQLFVLIAAANDVRCDIASNSTFVYAYGFSEDIDASHALYASLVVQMVRASDAYLASGAHRPTPTITARLNFQLAFGVRVGQRLAEAREQARREVTEDRGRAPGTALALRDKEIELRDYYRSASKARGTWRASRATAGYSSAARRAGDRAGRRARLGNSPELPRARTALDR comes from the coding sequence ATGACTGACGACAAGATGCTGTCCCGTATCGCCGCGCTACTGCGTCAGGCCGAAGGCACCGACAATCCGCACGAGGCTGACGCGTTCATGAGCGCCGCGCAGCGGTTGGCCACGGCGGCATCCATAGACTTGGCGGTGGCGCGGTCGCATGCGTCCAACCGGTCGCCGGCGCAGGCCCCGACGCAGCGCACCATTACCATCGGCACCGCGGGCACCCGCGGATTGCGCACGTACGTGCAACTTTTCGTGCTCATCGCGGCGGCCAACGACGTGCGCTGTGACATTGCGTCGAATTCGACGTTCGTCTACGCGTACGGGTTCAGCGAGGACATCGACGCCAGCCACGCGTTGTACGCCAGCCTGGTTGTGCAGATGGTGCGGGCATCGGACGCCTACCTCGCCTCGGGTGCGCACCGGCCGACGCCGACGATCACCGCCCGGCTCAACTTCCAGCTGGCGTTCGGGGTCCGGGTCGGGCAACGGCTCGCCGAGGCTCGAGAACAGGCCCGGCGCGAGGTCACCGAGGACCGTGGTCGTGCACCGGGAACCGCCCTCGCGTTGCGGGACAAGGAGATTGAGTTGCGCGACTACTACCGCAGCGCCTCGAAGGCGCGCGGTACTTGGCGGGCCAGCAGGGCCACGGCCGGGTATTCGTCGGCGGCGCGGCGAGCCGGTGACCGGGCGGGCAGGCGAGCGCGGCTGGGGAACAGTCCCGAGCTACCCCGGGCGCGGACAGCGCTGGACCGGTGA
- a CDS encoding alpha/beta hydrolase yields MTTTHTERNFDGVGGVDIVYDVWTPDTPSRAVVVLAHGLGEHARRYDHVVQRFGEAGLVTYALDHRGHGRSGGKRVVVRDITEFTADFDTLVGIATREHPGCKRIVLGHSMGGGIVFAYGVERPDNYDLMVLSAPAVAAQDLVHPVVALAAKVLGVVAPGLPVQELDIDAISRDPEVVEAYITDPMVYHGRVPAGLGRALLQVGETMPRRAAALTAPLLVVHGTADRLIPIDGSRRLVECVGSADVELKEYPGLYHEVFNEPERNQVLDDVVAWITKRL; encoded by the coding sequence ATGACTACCACCCACACTGAACGAAATTTCGACGGTGTCGGCGGTGTCGACATCGTTTATGACGTCTGGACCCCGGACACCCCGTCGCGCGCGGTGGTCGTGCTGGCGCACGGTCTGGGCGAGCATGCCCGCCGCTACGACCATGTCGTGCAACGGTTCGGCGAGGCTGGGTTGGTCACGTACGCGCTCGACCACCGTGGCCACGGCCGGTCGGGCGGCAAGCGGGTCGTGGTGCGAGACATCACCGAGTTCACCGCCGACTTCGACACCCTCGTCGGCATCGCCACCCGGGAGCACCCCGGGTGCAAGCGCATTGTGCTTGGGCACAGCATGGGCGGGGGGATCGTGTTCGCCTACGGTGTCGAACGCCCGGATAACTACGACCTGATGGTGCTCTCGGCGCCGGCAGTGGCCGCACAGGACCTGGTGCATCCCGTCGTAGCGCTCGCAGCCAAAGTCCTCGGCGTGGTGGCGCCCGGCCTGCCGGTGCAGGAACTCGACATCGACGCGATATCCCGCGACCCCGAGGTGGTGGAGGCCTACATCACCGACCCGATGGTCTATCACGGGCGGGTGCCCGCCGGTCTTGGCCGGGCGCTGCTGCAGGTCGGTGAGACCATGCCGCGGCGGGCCGCGGCCTTGACGGCCCCACTGCTCGTGGTGCATGGCACCGCCGACCGGTTGATCCCCATCGACGGCAGCCGCCGGTTGGTCGAGTGTGTGGGATCCGCCGATGTCGAGCTGAAGGAATATCCCGGGCTGTACCACGAGGTCTTCAACGAGCCGGAGCGCAACCAGGTGCTCGACGATGTGGTCGCCTGGATCACCAAACGGCTGTAG
- the ilvD gene encoding dihydroxy-acid dehydratase translates to MPEADIKPRSRDVTDGLEKAAARGMLRAVGMGDEDFAKPQIGVASSWNEITPCNLSLDRLAKAVKEGVFAAGGYPLEFGTISVSDGISMGHEGMHFSLVSREVIADSVETVMQAERLDGSVLLAGCDKSLPGMLMAAARLDLAAVFLYAGSTLPGRAKLSDGSEREVTIIDAFEAVGACSRGLMSRADVDAIERVFCPGEGACGGMYTANTMASAAEALGMSLPGSAAPPATDRRRDGFARRSGQAVIELLRRGITARDILTKEAFENAIAVVMAFGGSTNAVLHLLAIAQEADVALSLDDFSRIGSKVPHLANVKPFGNYVMIDVDHIGGVPVVMKVLLDAGLLHGDCLTVTGQTVAENLASIAPPDPDGKVLRALDNPIHPTGGITILRGSLAPEGAVVKSAGFDSEVFEGTARVFDGERAALDALEDGTITEGDAVVIRYEGPKGGPGMREMLAITGAIKGAGLGKDVLLLTDGRFSGGTTGLCVGHIAPEAVDGGPIAFLRNGDRIRLDVAGRTLEVLADPAEFAARQKDFTPPPPRYKSGVLAKYVKLVGSAAAGAVCG, encoded by the coding sequence ATGCCCGAAGCCGATATCAAACCCCGCAGTCGTGACGTCACCGACGGCCTGGAGAAGGCCGCCGCCCGTGGCATGTTGCGGGCGGTAGGCATGGGCGACGAAGACTTCGCCAAGCCGCAGATCGGGGTCGCGTCGTCGTGGAACGAGATCACGCCGTGCAATCTCTCACTGGACCGGCTGGCCAAGGCAGTCAAGGAAGGGGTGTTCGCGGCGGGCGGCTATCCGCTTGAGTTTGGGACGATCTCGGTGTCCGACGGCATCTCGATGGGACACGAGGGCATGCACTTCTCCCTGGTGTCGCGTGAGGTGATCGCCGACAGCGTCGAAACCGTCATGCAGGCCGAGCGACTCGACGGCTCGGTGCTGCTGGCCGGATGCGACAAATCGCTGCCCGGAATGCTCATGGCCGCAGCGCGTCTCGATTTGGCGGCGGTGTTCCTCTACGCGGGCTCGACATTGCCCGGGCGGGCCAAGCTTTCCGACGGCAGCGAACGCGAGGTCACGATCATCGACGCCTTCGAGGCGGTGGGAGCATGCTCTCGAGGATTGATGAGCCGAGCGGATGTCGACGCCATCGAGCGGGTCTTCTGTCCCGGCGAGGGGGCTTGCGGCGGCATGTACACCGCCAACACCATGGCCAGCGCCGCAGAGGCACTTGGCATGTCGTTGCCGGGCAGTGCGGCACCGCCGGCGACCGACCGCCGTCGCGATGGGTTCGCACGTCGCAGCGGTCAGGCCGTCATCGAACTGCTGCGCCGCGGCATCACCGCCCGCGACATCCTGACCAAGGAGGCGTTCGAAAACGCAATCGCGGTAGTGATGGCATTCGGCGGATCAACCAACGCGGTGCTGCACCTGCTGGCAATCGCCCAAGAAGCAGACGTCGCGCTGTCCCTCGACGACTTCAGCCGAATCGGTTCCAAAGTGCCGCATTTGGCCAACGTCAAGCCGTTTGGCAACTACGTGATGATCGACGTCGACCATATCGGCGGTGTCCCGGTGGTGATGAAGGTGTTGCTGGATGCCGGTCTGCTGCACGGTGACTGCCTGACGGTCACCGGTCAGACGGTGGCCGAGAATCTCGCCTCCATTGCCCCGCCGGACCCGGACGGCAAGGTGTTGCGTGCGCTGGACAATCCGATCCATCCGACCGGGGGGATCACCATCCTGCGCGGATCGCTGGCGCCGGAAGGCGCGGTGGTCAAGTCCGCCGGTTTCGACTCCGAGGTGTTCGAAGGCACCGCAAGGGTTTTCGACGGCGAGCGGGCCGCACTGGACGCACTCGAAGACGGCACCATCACCGAGGGGGACGCCGTGGTGATCCGCTACGAGGGCCCCAAAGGTGGGCCTGGGATGCGGGAGATGCTTGCCATTACCGGCGCGATCAAAGGTGCGGGCCTCGGTAAGGATGTGCTGCTGCTGACCGACGGCCGGTTCTCCGGTGGGACGACCGGCCTGTGCGTGGGTCACATCGCACCCGAGGCGGTCGACGGTGGACCAATCGCGTTTCTGCGCAACGGCGATCGGATTCGCCTCGACGTGGCCGGGCGCACGCTCGAGGTACTGGCCGATCCGGCTGAGTTTGCCGCCCGGCAAAAAGATTTCACCCCGCCACCGCCGCGCTACAAATCGGGCGTACTGGCCAAGTACGTCAAACTCGTCGGCTCGGCCGCGGCAGGGGCGGTGTGCGGCTAA